One Vicia villosa cultivar HV-30 ecotype Madison, WI unplaced genomic scaffold, Vvil1.0 ctg.000505F_1_1, whole genome shotgun sequence genomic region harbors:
- the LOC131629041 gene encoding uncharacterized protein LOC131629041, with the protein MPFGLCKAPTTFHRCMQAIFSDLIEKCIEVFMDDFSVFGPSFDLCLKNLDTVLSRCVKSNLVLNWEKCNFMVTEGIVLGHKVSSRGLEVDKANIEVIEKFPPPLNVKGIRSFLGHAGFYQRFIKDFSKVAKPLSNLLNKAIKYLLTKPDSKQRLIRWILLLQEFDLEVRDKKGSENMVADHLSRLVNTEVTKFESEVKEEFPDEKLFMVQVRPWFADMANHKAIGWIPEDLTWNQKWKFLSDANFYVWDEPYLFKLSSDNLLRRCVTSEESQSILWHCHISPYGGHYNGLRTTTKALQAGFWWPTLFNDAYHHVSSCDSCQRSGGNGRRDEIPLQSFLEVEVFDCWEIDFVGPFPSSL; encoded by the exons ATGCCTTTCGGGTTATGTAAAGCACCGACAACATTTCATCggtgtatgcaagctatcttttCCGACTTGATTGAGAAGTGCAtcgaagtgtttatggatgacttctcggtttttggtcCTTCTTTTGATCTATGTTTAAAAAATCTTGATACCGTGCTAAGTCGATGTGTGAAGTCAAATTTGGTTctaaactgggagaagtgcaACTTTATGGTTACCGAAGGAATTGTGctcggccacaaggtttcttcaagagGCCTTGAGGTGGATAAAGCAAACATTGAAGTGATAGAGAAGTTTCCCCCTCCCTTGAATGTGAAAGGAATCCGAAGCTTTCTAGGACATGCCGGGTTTTATCAAAGATTTATCAAAGATTTCTCCAAAGTTGCAAAGCCCTTAAGTAATCTACTCAACAAAG ctatcaaatatcttctcacaaAGCCGGACTCGAAACAAAGGCTAATTAGGTGGATTCTCTTGcttcaagagtttgatcttgaagtgagagaCAAAAAAGGGTCCGAAAATATGGTGGCTGATCATCTATCTCgcttagtgaataccgaggtaacaAAATTTGAAAGTGAGGTGAAAGAAGAATTTCCTGATGAGAAACTGTTTATGGTCCAAGTTAGACCTTGGTTCGCGGACATGGCTAACCATAAAGCGATCGGGTGGATTCCCGAAGATCTAACTTGGAACCAAAAATGGAAGTTCTTGTCCGATGCTAATTTTTACGTGTGGGATGAGCCTTATCTAttcaagttgagtagtgacaatctcttGAGGAGATGTGTTACTAGTGAGGAATCTCAAAGTATTTTGTGGCATTGTCACATTTCACCATATGGTGGCCACTATAATGGATTGCGTACGACAACTAAAGCCCTTCAGGCGGGTTTTTGGTGGCCTACGTTGTTTAACGACGCTTATCATCATGTGTCAAGTTGTGACAGTTGTCAACGGAGTGGTGGAAATGGTCGACGAGATGAAATTCCCCTACAAAGCTTCTTAGAGgtggaagtgtttgattgttgggAGATTGACTTTGTTGGGCCATTTCCATCCTCTTTGTAA